A portion of the Bacteroidales bacterium genome contains these proteins:
- a CDS encoding T9SS type A sorting domain-containing protein encodes MKRILFIIIIIISSIIGDAQSYAPAVGFAGSTAMYKDSSVFIDWAKDIEVYRSYQNIAFPENGYVSYGTDTCATGVADGNPNVVSLGDGGSAVLKFNYPVVNGDGFDFAVFENGFFENDTSELAFLELAFVEISTDGIEYIRFPAVSELQTDVQIESFENINAGYIHNFAGKYTMFYGTPFDLDDIADLSVGTSVNINEINFVKIIDVIGTIDDKYASYDSEGNKVNDPYPTAFSSGGFDLDAVGVINNSLNSILEYEILIIPNPVKDFLSFKTNISDIEKVEIFSVEGKLLISTKQKFNVDVRNLESGIYILKVLSSDKSYASKFIK; translated from the coding sequence TTGAAACGAATACTATTCATAATAATAATAATAATTTCCTCAATAATTGGGGATGCACAATCTTATGCTCCCGCAGTAGGTTTTGCCGGGAGTACAGCAATGTATAAAGACAGTAGTGTATTTATTGATTGGGCAAAAGATATTGAAGTATATCGTTCATATCAAAATATTGCTTTTCCTGAAAACGGTTATGTGAGTTACGGAACAGATACTTGTGCAACAGGTGTTGCTGACGGTAATCCGAATGTTGTGAGTCTGGGTGACGGAGGCTCGGCAGTTTTAAAATTTAATTATCCTGTTGTAAACGGTGACGGTTTTGATTTTGCAGTATTTGAAAACGGTTTTTTTGAAAATGACACTTCAGAACTTGCTTTTTTAGAACTTGCATTTGTTGAAATAAGTACAGACGGCATTGAATATATAAGATTTCCTGCTGTTTCGGAACTGCAAACAGATGTGCAAATTGAGAGTTTTGAAAATATAAATGCCGGTTATATTCATAATTTTGCAGGTAAATACACTATGTTCTACGGAACTCCTTTTGATTTGGATGATATTGCTGATTTATCTGTCGGAACTTCAGTAAATATTAATGAAATTAATTTTGTAAAAATCATTGATGTAATCGGGACAATTGATGACAAATATGCGAGTTATGACAGCGAAGGAAATAAAGTGAATGATCCTTATCCCACAGCTTTTTCGTCCGGAGGTTTTGATTTGGATGCTGTGGGTGTGATTAATAATTCATTGAACTCAATTTTGGAATATGAAATCTTAATTATTCCTAATCCTGTAAAAGATTTTCTTTCATTTAAAACCAATATTTCAGATATTGAAAAAGTTGAAATTTTTTCGGTTGAAGGAAAATTACTGATTTCAACAAAGCAAAAGTTTAATGTTGATGTCAGGAATTTAGAATCGGGAATTTATATATTGAAAGTTTTAAGTTCCGATAAAAGTTATGCGAGTAAATTTATAAAATAG
- a CDS encoding TonB-dependent receptor produces the protein MKHNFFILLLIVLLTVFHYKGKAQDTLHISEVIKTATRQSVFKNTNEEVVDSLAKSFYKNSSLDELLSVQTSSQIKSYGGLGNLSSISIRGSAANHVSVNWNGFPVNSATTGTIDLSLIHTGFFEEIKIIPGASSSLYGSGTFGGAVELNNISDAKKGFTVSIGSEIGSFMTAKYFLSGNYSNKNLQYKLALNKTDAKNDFPYNDIYKIDKPVENRKHNSLNSINLIQNIKIKLPKNNTIESGIWYIIKDKEIPEIAGSYSVGNKMQSDSIFRTFLRWEKLNRKSLLTASSAYFSEYLHYTDKINADDTEYFINSEIKSNTFFGDVSCRYYFNSKLTVDFAGIINYQNIFTSNYTESQTDEINYSLLTALKYNIFDFDINFSFRNEFSEQIGYIPLIDLGISRKLLKNKLILKSNVSNKFRRPTFNEKFWLPGGNPNIKSETGKSTEATIKYLFNKNKSENISITGYYSKINNMIQWIPVNGVWTAVNNNEVQLSGIETNMHYSIQKNKFKYSINASYNFSNSLLTGVYSNNNLELPVKLMYSPSHSSKLFFTTSYKRFNISISEQYTGERFTTQDKDNNSEGILPLIFLSNIYAAYQFDVNNIYISLNAKILNIFNEQYEIIKSYPSSGRAFYFGVVVRYNKKKQDADCYDYYDKKNKNI, from the coding sequence TTGAAACACAATTTTTTTATATTATTACTTATAGTTTTGTTAACTGTTTTTCATTATAAAGGAAAAGCACAAGACACCTTGCATATTAGTGAAGTAATTAAAACAGCAACACGTCAGTCTGTATTTAAAAATACAAATGAGGAAGTTGTTGACAGCCTTGCAAAATCATTTTATAAAAATTCTTCTCTTGATGAACTTCTTTCAGTTCAAACATCTTCACAAATAAAATCCTACGGAGGTTTAGGGAATTTATCAAGCATCAGTATCAGAGGAAGTGCAGCAAATCACGTTTCTGTTAATTGGAACGGATTTCCGGTTAATTCGGCAACAACCGGCACTATTGATTTGTCTTTAATTCATACAGGATTTTTTGAGGAAATAAAAATTATTCCCGGAGCTTCATCTTCTTTATACGGAAGCGGAACATTCGGCGGAGCAGTAGAATTGAATAATATTTCAGATGCAAAAAAAGGTTTTACAGTGAGTATAGGAAGTGAAATCGGAAGTTTCATGACTGCAAAGTATTTTCTTTCAGGAAATTATTCAAATAAGAATCTGCAATATAAATTAGCTTTAAACAAAACAGATGCAAAAAATGATTTTCCGTATAATGATATTTATAAAATTGATAAGCCTGTTGAAAATCGCAAACACAACAGCCTTAACAGTATAAATCTTATACAAAATATTAAGATAAAACTTCCGAAAAACAACACAATTGAAAGCGGAATTTGGTATATAATTAAAGATAAAGAAATTCCGGAAATTGCAGGCTCATATAGTGTAGGTAATAAAATGCAAAGCGACAGTATTTTCAGAACTTTTTTGCGTTGGGAAAAATTAAACAGAAAATCTTTATTGACTGCAAGTTCTGCATACTTTTCTGAATATCTGCATTATACTGATAAAATTAATGCTGACGATACAGAGTACTTTATTAATTCCGAAATAAAAAGCAATACATTTTTCGGTGATGTTTCTTGCAGATATTATTTCAATAGTAAGTTGACCGTTGATTTTGCAGGTATAATTAATTATCAAAATATTTTTACATCAAATTATACAGAAAGTCAAACAGATGAAATAAATTATTCACTTTTAACAGCTTTGAAATATAATATTTTTGATTTCGATATAAATTTCAGTTTCAGAAATGAATTTTCAGAGCAAATCGGATATATTCCTTTGATTGATTTAGGAATTTCAAGAAAATTATTGAAAAACAAATTAATTTTAAAATCAAATGTTTCAAATAAATTTCGGAGACCTACTTTTAATGAAAAGTTCTGGCTTCCGGGAGGGAATCCGAATATAAAATCCGAAACAGGAAAAAGCACTGAAGCAACAATAAAATATCTTTTTAATAAAAACAAATCAGAAAATATTTCAATAACCGGCTATTATTCAAAAATCAATAATATGATACAATGGATACCTGTGAACGGAGTTTGGACTGCCGTAAATAATAATGAAGTGCAATTGTCTGGGATTGAAACAAATATGCATTATTCAATACAAAAAAATAAATTTAAATATTCGATTAATGCATCTTATAATTTCTCAAATTCTTTGCTTACAGGTGTTTATTCTAATAATAATCTTGAGCTTCCTGTAAAACTTATGTATTCACCTTCGCACAGCTCAAAACTATTTTTCACAACATCTTATAAAAGATTTAATATCAGCATATCGGAGCAATATACAGGAGAAAGATTTACAACACAAGATAAAGATAATAATTCTGAAGGTATTTTACCGTTAATTTTTCTGTCAAACATTTATGCAGCTTATCAATTTGATGTGAATAATATTTATATATCTTTGAATGCGAAAATTTTGAATATTTTTAACGAGCAATACGAAATAATAAAATCATATCCCTCATCGGGGAGAGCTTTTTATTTTGGTGTTGTTGTCAGGTATAACAAAAAAAAACAGGACGCTGATTGTTATGATTATTATGATAAAAAAAATAAAAATATATGA